Part of the Aquimarina sp. TRL1 genome, GTCATCTTTAGGTAGATTGATTACATTTTTTGTTTGAATAAAAAGAGGTTACAAATTAAGATTTGAAATGTGAAAAAAGTTTTCTTTGGAGGATTTTTGATGTTAAGCTTTTTGTTAAAAGCTCAGGAGAGTGAAGTAACGAATGCTCGTAAGTATACAGTTGGGATTACTGCTTTTAGTGGTACCGTGTTGAAGCATAACCCTACAATATCTCACCTGATTACCGGACACCCATCGGGGATTTTATTGTCAGTTGATAGGAAAACATTTGGAGATCGGGAATGGCAACGTTTATATAACTACCCGGATTATGGTGTTTCATTTATTTACCAAAATATGGATAATACATATTTGGGAGAAAATTATGGGCTTTACGCACATTATAATTTCTATTTTCTAAAGCGAACTCTGATGTTTCGAATTGCGCAAGGGATAGCTTATACGACTAATCCTTATGATATAGATGATAATTATAGAAATATAGCATATGGATCGCATATAATGAGTTCTACATATGCATTGCTAAACTATAAAAAAGAAAATATTGTAAAAGGAGTGGGGGTTGAAGCTGGTATTGGAGTGGTGCATTACTCCAATGCTAATTTTAAAGCACCTAATACCAGTACCAATACATTCCTGTTTACTGTAGGAGTTAATTATGCCGTAGATAATGAGGAATATACATTTGTAGAAAAGGAAAATGATTTGCTAAAAGGAAAAGAACCTGTGGGAGTAGGTTTTTTCTTTAGAGGAGGAGTCAATGAAAATGATGTAGTAGGATCAGGACAATATCCGTTTTATACCATAGGAGGATTTGTTGATAAACGATTAAATAAAAAAAGTGCAATTCAATTGGGAACAGAGTTGTTTTTTTCCAAAGCATTAGAACGTTATATAGATTTTAGGGCAGTAGGAGGATTTAATAATGAAACAACAGGAGACGAAGATGCTAAAAGAGTTGGGGTTTTTGCAGGACACGAACTGCGAATTAATAGATTGTCATTGCTTACTCAATTAGGATACTATGTGTATTATCCATATGATTTTGAAGGAGAACTGTACAATAGGTTAGGACTGCAATTTTATATAACAAATAAAATAATCAGTTCTGTCACGGTACGCTCTCATGCAGCGAAGGCCGAAGCAGTAGAGTTCACGATTGGGTATCGTTTATAATTAGAGAATAAGAAGAAATGAAAAATATAAGCTGGTTGTTCGTTATAGTACTTTTTTGTGGATGTGATTCGGAAAATGCTCCGGATTGTTTTCAAAAAGGAGGAGACACCATAAGAAAAGAATTTGAGGTATCCGGGTTTTCCAGAATTTTAGTGAATCCAAATATAGAAATGATTATTAAGCAAGGAGATGAGTTTTCTGTGTATGTCGAAACAGGAGAAAACCTACTGGAAGAGGTAAGTGCAGTGGTAGAAAACGAGCGTCTTATTCTCAATAATACGAATGATTGTAATTTAGTGAGAAGTTTTAAGCAAACAACTTTTTATGTGACGGCTCCTGATATAACGGAAATACGGAGTGCAACACAATTTGATATCGCCTCAGAAGGAGTGTTGAGCTTCCCATCTTTAGGGATTCTTTCGGAAGATTTTGGAGAAGATACAGGAAGTACAAATGGAACATTTCACCTGACAATAGATAATAATAGGGTAAGTGTGGTAGGAAATAACGTGGCTTCTTTCTTCCTGGAAGGAAAAACGAAGGCTTTATCCATAAATATTGCTTCGGGAACAGGAAGGTTTGAAGGGGAACGATTCATTGCAGATGATGTATCTGTTTTTCACAGAGGAGCTAATAAAGTAATTGTTCATCCGGTGAATAGGCTGAGTGGAGAAATAAGAAGTACAGGAGATCTTATTGCT contains:
- a CDS encoding acyloxyacyl hydrolase; its protein translation is MKKVFFGGFLMLSFLLKAQESEVTNARKYTVGITAFSGTVLKHNPTISHLITGHPSGILLSVDRKTFGDREWQRLYNYPDYGVSFIYQNMDNTYLGENYGLYAHYNFYFLKRTLMFRIAQGIAYTTNPYDIDDNYRNIAYGSHIMSSTYALLNYKKENIVKGVGVEAGIGVVHYSNANFKAPNTSTNTFLFTVGVNYAVDNEEYTFVEKENDLLKGKEPVGVGFFFRGGVNENDVVGSGQYPFYTIGGFVDKRLNKKSAIQLGTELFFSKALERYIDFRAVGGFNNETTGDEDAKRVGVFAGHELRINRLSLLTQLGYYVYYPYDFEGELYNRLGLQFYITNKIISSVTVRSHAAKAEAVEFTIGYRL
- a CDS encoding head GIN domain-containing protein — protein: MKNISWLFVIVLFCGCDSENAPDCFQKGGDTIRKEFEVSGFSRILVNPNIEMIIKQGDEFSVYVETGENLLEEVSAVVENERLILNNTNDCNLVRSFKQTTFYVTAPDITEIRSATQFDIASEGVLSFPSLGILSEDFGEDTGSTNGTFHLTIDNNRVSVVGNNVASFFLEGKTKALSINIASGTGRFEGERFIADDVSVFHRGANKVIVHPVNRLSGEIRSTGDLIAVNRPDEVAVEVFFTGKLLFQ